Proteins from one Mycobacterium sp. HUMS_12744610 genomic window:
- a CDS encoding acyltransferase family protein — MTLSEEIEQGGLEQISHVDRVASLTGIRALAALLVVGTHAAYTTGKYTHGYWGLVGARLEIGVPIFFVLSGFLLFRPWVKSAATGGPPPSLSRYARHRVRRIMPAYVITVLFAYVLYHFRAAGPNPGHSWLGLARNLTLTQIYCNGYLGKYLHQGLTQMWSLAVEASFYVVLPLLAYLLLVLICRRRWRPRLMLGALAGLALLSPAWLVLVHTDHAFPDGARLWLPTYLAWFLGGMALAVLQGMRVRGYAFVAVPLAVVSYFIVSTPIAGAPTTSPASLSEALFKTVFYAVIATLAVAPLALGDRGWYSRLLASRPMVWLGEISYEIFLIHLITMEFAMVYVVRAHVYTGSMLYLFVATLAMTIPPAWLLHRFTRVRE; from the coding sequence ATGACCCTGTCCGAGGAAATCGAACAGGGCGGACTCGAACAGATCTCGCACGTCGACCGGGTCGCCTCGCTGACCGGCATCCGCGCCCTCGCCGCGCTCCTGGTCGTCGGTACCCACGCCGCCTACACCACCGGCAAGTACACCCACGGTTACTGGGGCCTGGTCGGCGCCCGGCTGGAGATCGGCGTGCCGATCTTCTTCGTGCTCTCGGGCTTCCTGCTGTTTCGCCCCTGGGTGAAATCGGCCGCCACCGGCGGACCACCGCCGTCGCTGAGTCGCTATGCGCGGCACCGGGTGCGCCGGATCATGCCCGCCTACGTGATCACCGTGCTGTTCGCCTACGTGCTGTACCACTTCCGCGCGGCGGGACCCAACCCCGGGCACAGCTGGCTGGGGCTGGCCCGCAACCTGACGCTGACGCAGATTTACTGCAACGGCTATTTGGGCAAGTACCTGCACCAGGGCCTGACGCAGATGTGGAGCCTGGCGGTGGAGGCGTCCTTCTACGTCGTGCTGCCGCTGCTGGCCTATCTGCTGCTGGTGCTGATCTGCCGGCGACGATGGAGGCCGCGGCTGATGCTGGGCGCCCTGGCGGGCCTGGCGTTGCTGAGCCCGGCGTGGCTGGTCCTGGTGCACACCGACCACGCATTTCCCGACGGCGCCCGGCTTTGGCTGCCGACGTACCTGGCCTGGTTCCTGGGTGGCATGGCGCTGGCGGTGCTGCAGGGGATGCGGGTGCGCGGCTACGCGTTCGTGGCCGTACCACTGGCGGTGGTCAGCTACTTCATCGTCTCCACGCCCATCGCGGGCGCCCCGACGACGTCGCCGGCGTCGCTGAGCGAGGCGCTGTTCAAGACGGTGTTCTACGCGGTGATTGCCACGCTGGCGGTGGCGCCGCTGGCCCTGGGCGACCGGGGCTGGTATTCGCGGCTGCTGGCCAGCCGGCCGATGGTGTGGTTGGGGGAGATCTCCTACGAAATCTTCCTGATCCATCTGATCACGATGGAGTTCGCGATGGTCTACGTCGTGCGCGCGCACGTCTACACCGGCTCGATGCTGTACCTGTTCGTCGCGACCCTGGCGATGACGATCCCCCCGGCCTGGCTGCTGCACCGCTTCACGCGCGTGCGCGAATGA
- a CDS encoding LppP/LprE family lipoprotein — protein sequence MRGVWSLARRAPAVVLVAATVAGCGSGDSTVAKTPESRVTSPASAPGAAPGAPSITAPPAPPASSGPPPDPCAVDLAAPAIAKVVSELPRDPRSGQPWSPAPLAGNYNECAQLSAVIIKANTNAPGPNTRAVMFHLGKFIPQGVPDTYGFNGIDTALCTGDTVALTYPSGLNGLHTPVRFHWNGTGVEIIGNVPG from the coding sequence GTGCGCGGTGTGTGGTCGCTAGCCCGCCGTGCCCCGGCTGTCGTGTTGGTCGCCGCCACCGTGGCGGGCTGCGGCTCGGGAGACTCCACGGTCGCCAAGACCCCCGAGAGCAGGGTCACCAGCCCGGCGAGCGCCCCGGGCGCAGCGCCCGGGGCGCCGTCGATCACCGCGCCGCCGGCGCCCCCCGCCAGCAGTGGCCCGCCGCCCGATCCCTGCGCGGTCGACCTCGCCGCGCCCGCCATCGCCAAAGTGGTCTCCGAGTTGCCCCGCGACCCGCGCAGCGGGCAACCCTGGAGCCCCGCCCCGCTGGCCGGCAACTACAACGAATGCGCCCAGCTATCGGCCGTCATCATCAAGGCCAACACCAATGCGCCCGGCCCCAACACCCGCGCGGTGATGTTCCATCTCGGCAAGTTCATCCCGCAGGGGGTGCCAGACACCTACGGGTTCAACGGGATTGACACCGCGCTGTGCACCGGTGACACGGTGGCGCTGACCTATCCCAGCGGCCTCAACGGCCTGCACACCCCGGTGCGCTTCCACTGGAACGGCACCGGCGTCGAGATCATCGGGAACGTCCCGGGCTGA
- a CDS encoding DEAD/DEAH box helicase encodes MAPSEDPPATFADLQIHPAVVRAAADVGYESPTAIQAATIPALLAGSDVVGLAQTGTGKTAAFAMPILSKIDVTSKATQALVLAPTRELALQVAEAFSRYGAHLPEVNVLPIYGGSSYGVQLAGLRRGAQVVVGTPGRVIDHLERGTLDLSRVDYLVLDEADEMLTMGFAEDVERILSETPEYKQVALFSATMPPAIRKITTKYLHDPLEVTSKAKTATAENISQRYIQVAGPRKMDALTRVLEVEPFEAMIVFVRTKQATEEVAEKLRARGFSAAAINGDIPQAQRERTIAALKAGSIDILVATDVAARGLDVERISHVLNYDIPHDTESYVHRIGRTGRAGRSGSALLFVSPRERHLLKAIEKATRQTLTEAELPSVEDVNAQRVAKFADSITDALGAPGIELFRRLVEDYEREHDVPMADIAAALALQSRDGEAFLMAPEPPPEQRRERREHAEKPGHLRAFSTYRVAVGKRHKIGPGAIVGAIANEGGLHRSDFGHISIGPDFSLVELPAKLPKSTLKKLEHTRISGVLIDLRPERSSGKPPAKARHEGGRPRRQSPR; translated from the coding sequence ATGGCCCCCTCAGAAGATCCGCCCGCGACTTTCGCCGACCTGCAGATCCATCCCGCGGTGGTGCGGGCGGCCGCCGACGTCGGCTACGAATCGCCGACGGCCATCCAGGCTGCGACGATTCCGGCGCTGCTGGCGGGCTCGGACGTGGTGGGCCTGGCCCAGACGGGCACCGGCAAGACGGCGGCGTTCGCGATGCCGATCCTGTCCAAGATCGACGTGACCAGCAAGGCGACCCAGGCGCTGGTGCTGGCGCCCACCCGGGAGCTGGCCCTGCAGGTGGCCGAGGCGTTCAGCCGCTACGGGGCCCACCTGCCCGAGGTGAACGTGTTACCGATCTACGGCGGGTCTTCCTACGGCGTGCAGCTGGCCGGGCTGCGCCGCGGCGCGCAGGTGGTGGTGGGCACCCCCGGCCGGGTCATCGACCACCTGGAGCGGGGGACGCTGGACCTCTCGCGCGTCGACTACCTGGTGCTCGACGAGGCCGACGAGATGCTCACCATGGGCTTCGCCGAGGACGTCGAACGCATCCTGTCCGAAACCCCGGAATACAAGCAGGTGGCTTTGTTCTCGGCGACCATGCCACCGGCGATCCGCAAGATCACCACCAAATACCTCCACGACCCCCTCGAGGTCACCTCCAAGGCGAAAACCGCCACCGCCGAGAACATCTCGCAGCGCTACATCCAGGTGGCCGGCCCGCGCAAGATGGACGCGCTGACCCGCGTGCTGGAGGTCGAGCCGTTCGAGGCGATGATCGTCTTCGTGCGCACCAAGCAGGCCACCGAGGAGGTCGCCGAAAAGCTGCGGGCGCGAGGGTTTTCCGCCGCCGCCATCAACGGCGACATCCCCCAGGCGCAACGGGAGCGGACCATCGCCGCGCTCAAGGCCGGCAGCATCGACATCCTGGTCGCCACCGACGTGGCCGCCCGCGGCCTCGACGTCGAACGCATCTCCCACGTGCTCAACTACGACATCCCGCACGACACCGAGTCCTACGTGCACCGCATCGGGCGCACCGGGCGGGCCGGGCGCAGCGGGTCCGCGCTGCTGTTCGTGTCGCCGCGCGAGCGCCACCTGCTCAAGGCGATCGAGAAGGCCACGCGCCAGACACTCACCGAGGCCGAGCTGCCCAGCGTCGAGGACGTCAACGCGCAGCGGGTGGCGAAGTTCGCCGACTCCATCACCGACGCGCTCGGCGCCCCCGGCATCGAGCTGTTCCGCCGCCTCGTCGAGGACTACGAACGCGAGCACGACGTCCCGATGGCCGACATCGCCGCGGCGCTGGCGCTGCAGTCCCGCGACGGCGAGGCGTTCCTGATGGCGCCCGAACCCCCGCCCGAGCAGCGCCGCGAGCGCCGCGAGCATGCCGAGAAGCCCGGGCACCTGCGCGCCTTCAGCACCTACCGCGTCGCCGTGGGCAAGCGGCACAAGATCGGCCCCGGCGCGATCGTCGGCGCCATCGCCAACGAGGGCGGGCTGCACCGCAGCGACTTCGGCCACATCTCGATCGGGCCGGACTTCTCGCTGGTGGAACTGCCGGCCAAACTGCCCAAATCGACGCTGAAAAAGCTTGAGCACACCCGCATCTCGGGCGTGCTCATCGACCTGCGGCCGGAGAGGTCGTCCGGCAAGCCCCCCGCGAAGGCCCGCCACGAGGGCGGGCGGCCCCGCAGGCAAAGCCCCCGATGA
- a CDS encoding IS1380 family transposase, translating into MQATTDWSKNVRVEVRGDDVVGHAGNVIPRLLADNLGLTSGLSSVLSRPEVTHDRGAVLRDVAVSIAGGAQNLAGTAVLRDQHRLFQAVASVPTMWRSLGEIDEQSITEVTAVRNKVRSRVWEAIEARHGAIPASQTCYGDLGDTIVIRIDASLIQSHSDKQHAAGNFKGGFGFHPLLAWCDNTGELLAVIARAGNAGSNTAADHIAIIDAAIAAIPAKWRRKLLVTIDGAGSSHAVVEHLEKLNARPGMSVGYSVGFDLDERVRVAIGQMPDAGWQAALDATGAARDDAQVAELTGLLRHSTGGDRLVGWPAGMRILVRREEIEHGTQLSLFEQLAGYRYQVLATSTAGGQPQRLEARHRVHARVEGFIRTGKDTGLARWPSHSFAINTAWVTAVAIAIDLLCWMRLLLLDGPLAKAEPATLRYRLLHAAARLIKRSRYLILRIPQTWPWAQEFADALNRVRAIP; encoded by the coding sequence ATGCAGGCTACTACGGATTGGTCGAAGAATGTCCGAGTTGAGGTCCGTGGCGACGACGTGGTCGGGCACGCCGGTAACGTGATACCCCGGTTGCTGGCCGACAATCTGGGTTTGACCAGCGGTTTGTCGTCGGTGCTGTCGCGCCCAGAAGTCACCCACGACCGAGGCGCGGTGTTGCGCGATGTGGCGGTATCGATCGCCGGCGGCGCGCAGAACCTGGCCGGCACCGCGGTGCTGCGCGATCAGCACCGGTTGTTTCAGGCGGTGGCGTCGGTTCCGACGATGTGGCGGTCCCTGGGCGAGATCGACGAGCAGAGCATCACCGAGGTCACGGCCGTGCGCAACAAGGTCCGCTCTCGGGTGTGGGAGGCGATCGAGGCCCGCCACGGTGCGATCCCGGCTTCGCAGACCTGCTATGGGGACCTCGGGGACACGATCGTGATCCGCATCGACGCGTCGCTGATTCAGTCGCACAGCGATAAGCAGCACGCCGCAGGCAATTTCAAAGGCGGGTTTGGCTTCCACCCGCTGTTGGCGTGGTGTGACAACACCGGCGAACTGCTGGCGGTGATCGCCCGTGCAGGCAACGCCGGCTCGAACACCGCGGCCGATCATATCGCGATCATCGACGCCGCGATCGCGGCGATCCCGGCCAAGTGGCGCCGCAAGTTGCTGGTCACCATCGACGGCGCGGGTTCAAGCCACGCCGTCGTCGAACACCTGGAGAAACTCAATGCCCGGCCGGGGATGTCAGTGGGCTACTCGGTCGGATTCGACCTCGATGAGCGGGTCCGGGTCGCGATCGGCCAGATGCCCGATGCGGGATGGCAAGCCGCACTGGATGCCACCGGAGCGGCCCGTGACGACGCCCAGGTCGCCGAGTTGACCGGGCTGCTGCGCCACAGCACCGGAGGGGATCGGCTGGTCGGCTGGCCGGCCGGCATGCGCATCCTGGTGCGGCGCGAAGAAATCGAACACGGCACCCAGTTGTCATTGTTCGAGCAGCTGGCCGGCTACCGCTACCAGGTCCTCGCCACCTCGACTGCCGGTGGACAACCCCAGCGACTGGAAGCCCGCCACCGCGTCCACGCCCGGGTGGAGGGCTTCATCCGCACCGGCAAAGACACCGGCCTGGCCCGCTGGCCCTCACACTCGTTCGCCATCAACACCGCTTGGGTCACCGCCGTCGCGATCGCCATCGACCTGCTGTGCTGGATGCGACTGCTACTCCTGGACGGCCCACTGGCCAAAGCCGAACCCGCCACCCTGCGCTACCGGCTGCTGCACGCCGCGGCCCGGCTGATCAAACGATCCCGCTACCTGATCCTGCGGATCCCCCAAACCTGGCCCTGGGCACAAGAATTCGCCGACGCCCTCAACAGGGTCCGCGCCATACCCTGA